The following coding sequences lie in one Primulina huaijiensis isolate GDHJ02 chromosome 2, ASM1229523v2, whole genome shotgun sequence genomic window:
- the LOC140966180 gene encoding protein PIGMENT DEFECTIVE 338, chloroplastic: MPIIHHPGCSTSSFFKPCARFTNYCNNFSTITPLVKHSKSRLISFERLYFSSKLEKVRRAHVRLCAENGVLEEVGDTILPRERESEESEELELLNKPSPKIVDNGPVEEVVENDQKKPDRDEVLETFYKFFKPFEEEIDPRDIGNESSIEKSKKVSVEYYEPKRGDLVVGVVVSGNESKLDVSVGADLLGTMLTKEVLPLYDKEMDHLLWDVERDAELLVWGKMGIVKNEEALSGEPMPAKPVVEPGTVLFAEVLGRTLGGRPLLSTRRLFRRIAWHRVRQLKQLNEPLEIKITEWNTGGLLTRIEGLRAFIPKAELINRVNNYTELKENVGRRIYVQITRINEETNDLILSEKEAWAMMHLQEGTLLEGTVKKIFPYGAQIRIGDTNRSGLLHISNITRGRVNSVSDLLAIDEQVKVLVVKSTFPDKISVSIADLESEPGLFLSDKEKVFSEAKVMAKKYKHKTSVFSATRKLEALPTCGIPFEDEERLCANWKWFKFERDGEKAL, from the exons ATGCCGATTATTCATCACCCCGGTTGTAGCACGTCATCTTTCTTCAAGCCGTGTGCACGATTCACTAATTACTGTAATAACTTCTCTACTATTACGCCGCTTGTTAAGCATTCAAAGTCCCGGTTAATATCTTTCGAAAGATTGTATTTTTCCTCCAAATTAGAGAAAGTTAGGAGAGCCCATGTTCGATTGTGCGCTGAAAATGGAGTTTTAGAGGAAGTTGGGGATACCATTTTGCCCCGGGAGCGTGAAAGTGAAGAATCTGAAGAGCTTGAATTACTTAACAAGCCTTCTCCGAAGATAGTGGACAACGGGCCTGTTGAGGAAGTAGTAGAAAATGATCAAAAGAAACCGGACAGGGATGAAGTGTTAGAGACCTTTTACAAGTTCTTCAAACCATTTGAGGAAGAAATTGATCCCCGAGACATTGGAAATGAGAGTTCAATAGAGAAAAGTAAAAAGGTGAGTGTGGAGTATTATGAGCCGAAGCGGGGTGATTTAGTGGTGGGAGTGGTGGTTTCGGGCAACGAGAGTAAGCTTGATGTGAGTGTGGGTGCAGATTTACTTGGGACGATGCTGACTAAAGAAGTGTTGCCTTTGTATGATAAGGAGATGGACCATCTGTTGTGGGACGTGGAGAGGGATGCTGAATTATTGGTGTGGGGGAAGATGGGAATTGTGAAGAATGAGGAGGCGCTGAGTGGGGAACCAATGCCAGCTAAGCCTGTTGTGGAGCCGGGCACTGTTCTTTTTGCTGAGGTTCTTGGGAGAACTCTTGGTGGCAGGCCATTGCTGTCAACTAGAAGGCTCTTTAGGCGCATTGCATGGCATCGCGTGAGGCag CTTAAACAACTTAACGAGCCGCTAGAGATTAAAATAACCGAGTGGAATACTGGTGGCCTCCTTACAAGAATAGAA GGGCTAAGGGCTTTTATTCCAAAAGCTGAATTGATCAATAGAGTCAACAACTACACTGAACTGAAAGAGAAC GTTGGACGTAGAATTTATGTGCAAATCACTAGAATAAATGAAGAAACTAATGATTTGATACTCAGTGAGAAGGAAGCTTGG GCGATGATGCATCTTCAAGAGGGAACACTTCTGGAAGGAACAGTCAAGAAAATTTTTCCATATGGTGCACAGATACGGATAGGTGATACTAATAGGAG TGGATTGCTGCATATTTCAAACATAACTCGAGGGCGGGTTAATTCCGTTAGTGACCTACTGGCAATTGATGAGCAGGTTAAAGTACTGGTGGTTAAGTCAACATTTCCTGACAAAATTTCGGTGAG CATTGCCGACCTCGAAAGTGAGCCTGGACTTTTTTTGTCTGATAAGGAG AAAGTATTTTCTGAAGCTAAAGTAATGGCAAAGAAGTACAAGCACAAAACTTCAGTCTTTTCTGCTACACGAAAACTAGAGGCTCTTCCAACATGCGGCATACCTTTCGAAGATGAAGAAAGATTGTGTGCTAATTGGAAATGGTTTAAATTCGAAAGAGACGGTGAGAAGGCTTTGTGA
- the LOC140991764 gene encoding LRR receptor-like serine/threonine-protein kinase RGI5 produces MPNGELFAVKKLWKTGKDEETVDFFASEIQIMGHIRHQNIVKLLGYCSNKSLKLLLYSYVPNCNLQQLLQNNRNLDSEIRYKIALGSAQGLAYLHRDCLTAILHRDVKCNNILLDSKYEAYLADFGLAKLTNSSNYQQAVSLVAGSYGYMAPSK; encoded by the coding sequence ATGCCAAATGGCGAGTTGTTCGCTGTCAAAAAGCTGTGGAAAACAGGAAAAGACGAAGAAACAGTAGACTTTTTTGCTTCTGAGATTCAAATTATGGGACACATAAGGCACCAGAATATAGTAAAACTATTGGGATATTGTTCGAATAAAAGTCTGAAACTTCTACTCTACAGCTATGTTCCAAATTGTAATCTCCAACAGCTTCTTCAAAATAATCGGAACTTGGACTCGGAAATTCGGTACAAGATTGCACTTGGGTCAGCTCAAGGTCTTGCTTATCTTCATCGTGATTGCTTGACTGCAATTCTTCATAGAGATGTGAAATGCAACAACATACTCCTAGATTCCAAGTATGAGGCTTATTTGGCTGATTTTGGGCTTGCGAAGCTAACGAACTCTTCGAATTATCAACAAGCTGTGTCCCTAGTGGCAGGATCATATGGATACATGGCTCCAAGCAAGTGA